The following are encoded together in the Choristoneura fumiferana chromosome 4, NRCan_CFum_1, whole genome shotgun sequence genome:
- the LOC141427233 gene encoding acetylcholine receptor subunit alpha-like, producing the protein MRRAPRAAPAPSLLLLALLLAGGCAGNPDAKRLYDDLLSNYNKLVRPVLNVSDALAVRIKLKLSQLIDVNLKNQIMTTNLWVEQSWYDYKLSWEPREYGGVEMLHVPSDHIWRPDIVLYNNADGNFEVTLATKATLNYTGRVEWRPPAIYKSSCEIDVEYFPFDQQTCVMKFGSWTYDGFQVDLRHIDEARGTNVVELGVDLSEFYTSVEWDILEVPAVRNEKFYTCCDEPYLDITFNITMRRKTLFYTVNLIIPCMGISFLTVLVFYLPSDSGEKVSLSISILLSLTVFFLLLAEIIPPTSLVVPLLGKFVLFTMILDTFSICVTVVVLNVHFRSPQTHTMAPWVRRVFIHVLPRLLVMRRPHYRPDPHRSRFAGLEGAQWEGAVTAEGGSPAPAAACRLHDAPALCDALRRWHRCPELHKAIDGINYIADQTRKEEESTRVKEDWKYVAMVLDRLFLWIFTLAVLVGSAGIILQAPTLYDERAPIDVRLSEIAYATAKPRPPPPPR; encoded by the exons ATGCGCCGTGccccccgcgccgcgcccgccccgagcctgctgctgctggcgctgctgctggcCGGCG GCTGCGCCGGCAACCCGGACGCCAAGCGGCTGTACGACGACCTGCTCAGCAACTACAACAAGCTGGTGCGCCCCGTGCTCAACGTGAGCGACGCGCTCGCCGTGCGCATCAAGCTCAAGCTCAGCCAGCTCATAGACGTG AACCTCAAGAATCAGATAATGACTACCAACCTCTGGGTGGAGCAG AGCTGGTACGACTACAAGCTGTCGTGGGAGCCGCGCGAGTACGGCGGCGTGGAGATGCTGCACGTGCCCTCCGACCACATCTGGCGCCCCGACATCGTGCTCTACAACAA CGCCGACGGCAACTTCGAAGTGACGCTGGCGACGAAGGCGACGCTCAACTACACGGGCCGCGTCGAGTGGCGCCCGCCGGCCATCTACAAGTCCTCCTGCGAGATCGACGTCGAGTACTTCCCGTTCGACCAGCAGACGTGCGTCATGAAGTTCGGCTCGTGGACGTACGACGGCTTCCAG GTGGACCTGCGGCACATCGACGAGGCGCGCGGCACCAACGTGGTGGAGCTGGGCGTGGACCTGTCCGAGTTCTACACCTCCGTGGAGTGGGACATCCTGGAGGTGCCGGCCGTCAG GAACGAGAAGTTCTACACGTGCTGCGACGAGCCGTACCTGGACATCACGTTCAACATCACGATGCGGCGCAAGACGCTGTTCTACACGGTGAACCTGATCATCCCGTGCATGGGCATCTCGTTCCTGACGGTGCTGGTGTTCTACCTGCCGTCCGACAGCGGCGAGAAGGTCTCGCTGTCCATCTCCATCCTGCTCTCGCTGACCGTGTTCTTCCTGCTGCTGGCCGAGATCATCCCGCCCACGTCGCTCGTGGTGCCGCTGCTCGGCAAGTTCGTACTGTTCACCATGATCCTGGACACGTTCAG CATCTGCGTGACGGTGGTGGTGCTGAACGTGCACTTCCGGTCGCCGCAGACGCACACGATGGCGCCGTGGGTGCGCCGCGTGTTCATCCACGTGCTGCCGCGCCTGCTGGTGATGCGCCGGCCGCACTACCGGCCCGACCCGCACCGGAGCCGCTT CGCGGGGCTGGAGGGCGCGCAGTGGGAGGGCGCCGTGACGGCGGAGGGCGGGTCGCCGGCGCCGGCCGCCGCCTGCCGCCTGCACGACGCGCCGGCGCTGTGCGACGCGCTGCGCCGCTGGCACCGCTGCCCCGAGCTGCACAAGGCCATCGACGGCATCAACTACATCGCCGACCAGACGCGCAAGGAGGAGGAGTCCACGCGG GTCAAGGAGGACTGGAAGTACGTGGCGATGGTGCTGGACCGGCTGTTCCTGTGGATCTTCACGCTGGCCGTGCTGGTGGGGTCGGCCGGCATCATCCTGCAGGCGCCGACGCTGTACGACGAGCGCGCGCCCATCGACGTGCGCCTCTCAGAGATCGCCTACGCCACGGCCaagccgcgcccgccgccgccgccgcggtaG